A single Nitrospirota bacterium DNA region contains:
- a CDS encoding integrase core domain-containing protein: ATYWWMIDYNEHRPHDSLGSLTPDECLKNYTGNSTFKLST; encoded by the coding sequence AAGCTACGTACTGGTGGATGATCGACTACAATGAGCACCGTCCCCATGACTCCCTCGGGAGTCTGACGCCGGATGAATGTCTGAAAAACTACACCGGAAACTCTACTTTTAAACTGTCTACTTGA